In Amyelois transitella isolate CPQ chromosome 26, ilAmyTran1.1, whole genome shotgun sequence, the following proteins share a genomic window:
- the LOC132903451 gene encoding disks large homolog 1-like — protein sequence MEGKQIDPTPLASGSKVGTPPIERPSRESKPSPDVESPKKEEKEGISEVIVPNQETTIEIVQPPGVNTGRLILGIEYAGGSDTAFQGPGVVVYKIEKSGLAASDGRIRLGDQIRKVNDTVITEDLPLNRRRYIIETLAPPKARFTIFRPDPIPFDFYEVRLTKETKSERFKMTYECHGVHERNRGVYVKKTYQDDGGFELIHPGDIFVTINNKIVISVPDIAKILSSHISVLIKFKRFKLTRPEV from the exons ATGGAAGGAAAACAAATAGACCCGACCCCCTTAGCGTCGGGAAGTAAAGTGGGGACTCCGCCTATTGAGCGCCCAAGTCGGGAATCGAAACCGTCACCCGATGTGGAATCACCGAAAAAAG aagaaaaagaagggaTCTCGGAGGTCATAGTCCCCAACCAAGAGACGACAATTGAGATCGTACAGCCCCCAGGAGTTAACACAGGGCGCCTCATCCTGGGAATTGAATATGCGGGCGGATCCGACACAGCTTTCCAA GGGCCAGGTGttgttgtatacaaaattgaaaaatccGGGCTTGCGGCAAGTGATGGTCGTATCCGGCTCGGAGACCAAATCAGAAAGGTCAACGACACAGTGATAACCGAAGATTTGCCACTGAATAGAAGAAGATATATAATCGAGACTCTCGCTCCACCTAAG GCACGGTTCACTATTTTTCGACCTGACCCGATTCCTTTCGACTTTTATGAGGTACGCCTGACGAAGGAAACCAAGTCTGAACGGTTTAAAATGACTTATGAATGTCACGGTGTGCACGAGAGAAATCGAGGGgtttatgtgaaaaaaacg TATCAAGATGATGGCGGTTTTGAGCTTATCCATCCCGGTGACATTTTTGTGACCatcaacaataaaatagtaatatcagTACCAGACATTGCTAAAATCCTATCGAGCCATATATCtgttcttataaaatttaaacgatTTAAGTTAACACGACCTGaagtttaa